From the Paludisphaera mucosa genome, one window contains:
- a CDS encoding prenyltransferase/squalene oxidase repeat-containing protein yields the protein MLCFHVTFSLILLGSTPCSAEDGGASAPEARAIAYLGREVPRWPVENRCFSCHNNGDAARALYQAVGLGESVPDAALAGTTRWLERPEGWEHDGGERPFSDMGLARIQFAAALADAIDAGRSQSRPALVRAAELVAGDQGGDGSWRVDAQGNVGSPATYGPVLATVMARRSLRAADPKGFAAAVDRADRWLRRIPAENVLDAAAVLIGLGDADDPDAMAQRRRCLDLILKSESSRGGWGPFRNAPAEPFDAAVVLIALARCDDFPERAKLIGRGRAFLIAAQRPDGSWPETTRPPDGESYAQRLSTTGWALQALLATREGRVKVPTGPRKGGG from the coding sequence TTGTTATGTTTTCATGTCACATTTTCATTAATCCTACTCGGCTCGACACCGTGTTCCGCCGAGGACGGCGGGGCGTCCGCGCCGGAGGCCCGCGCGATCGCCTATCTGGGTCGCGAGGTCCCGCGCTGGCCGGTCGAGAACCGATGTTTCTCCTGCCACAACAACGGCGACGCTGCCCGCGCGCTCTACCAGGCCGTCGGGCTCGGAGAATCGGTCCCGGACGCGGCGCTCGCCGGGACGACCCGCTGGCTGGAGCGGCCCGAGGGCTGGGAGCACGACGGGGGCGAGCGGCCGTTCAGCGACATGGGGCTGGCGCGGATCCAGTTCGCGGCGGCGCTGGCGGACGCGATCGACGCGGGGCGCTCGCAGTCCCGGCCGGCGCTGGTGCGCGCGGCCGAGTTGGTGGCCGGCGATCAGGGCGGCGACGGGTCGTGGCGGGTGGACGCCCAGGGAAACGTCGGCTCGCCCGCCACGTATGGGCCTGTCCTGGCGACGGTCATGGCCCGCCGATCCCTCCGCGCGGCCGATCCGAAGGGGTTCGCCGCCGCCGTCGACCGGGCCGACCGCTGGCTCCGACGCATCCCGGCCGAGAACGTCCTCGACGCGGCCGCCGTCCTGATCGGCCTGGGCGACGCCGACGACCCTGATGCGATGGCCCAGCGCCGGCGTTGCCTCGACCTGATCCTCAAGAGCGAGTCGTCCCGCGGCGGTTGGGGCCCGTTCCGCAACGCGCCGGCCGAGCCGTTCGACGCCGCGGTCGTTCTGATCGCCCTCGCCCGTTGCGACGACTTCCCCGAGCGTGCGAAGCTCATCGGCCGCGGCCGCGCCTTCCTCATCGCCGCCCAGCGTCCCGACGGCAGCTGGCCCGAGACGACCCGGCCGCCCGACGGCGAGAGCTACGCCCAGCGCCTTTCGACCACCGGATGGGCCCTCCAGGCCCTCCTCGCCACGAGGGAGGGGCGGGTCAAGGTCCCGACCGGACCTCGAAAGGGCGGTGGATGA
- a CDS encoding methyltransferase domain-containing protein, producing MSDDLASGFRDVDGAADFAVYSRCLDLVESIPFFAECKRASYELLGAGPGRRVLDVGCGLGEDAAALAKLVAPDGAVVGVDGSRGMIEAARKRHGAVEGLSFEVADAAALPFDDASFDACRIDRVLQHIADPAPVIREMARVLRPGGSLVAYDNDWETLTVDSPDRAATRTVLNAWCDRFPSGWIGRRMVPLFLQAGLRDVVASPRTLVFRELDVADRLYCFFATVDRLAEAGTLGPEEARSWSEGLRAADREGRFFSSYTGFLVRGVRP from the coding sequence ATGAGCGACGACCTGGCCTCGGGCTTTCGGGACGTGGACGGCGCCGCGGATTTCGCGGTGTATTCGAGGTGCCTGGACCTCGTCGAGTCGATCCCCTTCTTCGCCGAGTGCAAGCGCGCGAGCTACGAGCTTCTCGGCGCCGGGCCGGGACGTCGGGTGCTGGACGTCGGCTGCGGGCTCGGCGAGGACGCCGCGGCGCTGGCGAAACTCGTCGCCCCGGACGGCGCGGTCGTCGGCGTCGACGGCAGCCGGGGGATGATCGAGGCGGCCCGCAAGCGGCATGGCGCGGTCGAGGGCCTGTCGTTCGAGGTCGCCGACGCCGCGGCCCTGCCGTTCGACGACGCGAGCTTCGACGCCTGCCGGATCGACCGCGTCTTGCAGCACATCGCCGATCCGGCCCCGGTGATCCGCGAGATGGCCCGCGTGCTGCGGCCCGGGGGGTCGCTGGTCGCGTACGACAACGACTGGGAGACGCTGACCGTCGACTCGCCCGATCGCGCGGCGACGCGCACGGTGCTGAACGCCTGGTGCGACCGCTTTCCCTCGGGCTGGATCGGCCGCCGCATGGTCCCGCTGTTCCTCCAGGCCGGCCTCCGCGACGTCGTCGCCTCGCCGAGAACCCTGGTCTTCCGCGAGCTGGACGTGGCCGACCGCCTCTACTGCTTCTTCGCGACCGTCGACCGTCTCGCGGAGGCCGGGACTCTCGGACCCGAGGAAGCGCGATCCTGGTCGGAAGGCCTGCGCGCCGCCGACCGCGAGGGCCGCTTCTTCAGCTCGTACACCGGATTCCTGGTGCGCGGGGTCCGGCCGTGA
- a CDS encoding VOC family protein, translating to MSKMITCLWFDHGQARVAAEFYASVFPDSHVGEALASAVDNPSVKEGEELVVEFTVLGQAYIGLNGGPNFKPNEAVSFMVLTEDQEATDRYWDALVGGGEESACGWCKDRWGFSWQITPRVLLEAVADPDRAAAKRAMEAMMTMGKIDIAAIEAARRGEG from the coding sequence ATGAGCAAGATGATCACCTGCCTGTGGTTCGATCACGGCCAGGCCCGCGTGGCGGCCGAATTCTACGCGAGCGTGTTCCCCGACAGCCACGTCGGGGAAGCTCTCGCCTCCGCCGTGGACAATCCGTCCGTGAAGGAGGGCGAGGAACTCGTCGTCGAGTTCACCGTCCTGGGCCAGGCTTACATCGGCCTGAACGGCGGGCCGAATTTCAAGCCGAACGAGGCGGTCAGCTTCATGGTCCTCACGGAGGACCAGGAGGCGACCGACCGTTACTGGGACGCCCTCGTCGGCGGCGGCGAGGAGAGCGCCTGCGGCTGGTGCAAGGATCGCTGGGGCTTCTCCTGGCAGATCACCCCGCGCGTGCTGCTCGAAGCCGTGGCCGACCCGGATCGGGCCGCCGCGAAGCGGGCGATGGAAGCGATGATGACCATGGGGAAGATCGACATCGCGGCGATCGAGGCCGCTCGCCGAGGCGAGGGTTGA
- a CDS encoding DoxX family protein: MMTTDTIPKWQRATGWALSGVLALVFLPSAFFKIAQPKGFIEEWSKTYPAASGLPLGIIELALFVLYLVPKTRYLGGLLMLAYLGGAVATHVHANDGMFFVPVVVGVVAWLGLYLRDRKLRALVPVVVE; encoded by the coding sequence ATGATGACGACGGATACGATCCCCAAATGGCAGCGGGCGACCGGTTGGGCGTTGTCGGGCGTCCTCGCCCTCGTGTTCCTGCCCAGCGCCTTCTTCAAGATCGCCCAGCCCAAAGGCTTCATCGAGGAGTGGTCCAAGACCTACCCCGCCGCCTCCGGGCTGCCGCTCGGGATCATCGAGCTGGCGCTGTTCGTCCTCTACCTCGTCCCGAAGACCCGCTACCTGGGCGGACTCCTCATGCTCGCCTACCTCGGCGGGGCGGTGGCGACGCACGTCCACGCCAACGACGGGATGTTCTTCGTGCCGGTCGTCGTCGGCGTCGTCGCGTGGCTCGGGCTGTATCTGCGCGACCGCAAGCTCCGCGCCCTCGTGCCGGTCGTCGTCGAGTGA